One part of the Prionailurus bengalensis isolate Pbe53 chromosome B2, Fcat_Pben_1.1_paternal_pri, whole genome shotgun sequence genome encodes these proteins:
- the ZUP1 gene encoding zinc finger-containing ubiquitin peptidase 1 isoform X1 gives MLSCDICGETVTSEPDMKAHLLIVHMENEVICPFCKLSGMNYDEMCFHIETAHFEQNELERSFARINTIQYRTSDNRKDNTLQCRMEVNSSVHSACASNHPKISAQSLPNDGPLKQKAFHSENLTEARKFLKSKEKECDLSKIKGSIYETTYSPPECPFCGRIEDCSQDMENHVKTKHANLLDTPSEDHDQPLYDCPMCGLICTNYHILQEHVDLHLEESSFGQGIDRVQCSRDLELAHQLQQEEDRKRRSEESQQEMGEFQKLQRQYGLDNSGGYKQQQLRNMEIEVNRGRMHPSEFHRRKADMMESLAIGIDDGKTKTSGIIEALYRYYQNAATEVRRVWLSTEVDHFHSSFGDKGWGCGYRNFQMLLSSLLRNDAYDDCLKGMSIPCIPKIQSMIEDAWKEGFDPQGASQLNNRLQGTKAWIGACEVYTLLTSLRVKCHIVDFHKSTGPLGTHPRLFEWILNYYSSEREGSPKVVCTSKPPIYLQHQGHSRTVVGIEERKNRTLCLLIFDPGCPSREMQKLLKQDMEASNLKQLRKFVGNLKHKQYQIVAVEGVLSSEEKVARRQASQVFTAEKIP, from the exons ATGCTTTCTTGTGATATTTGTGGTGAAACAGTAACCTCAGAACCAGACATGAAGGCTCACCTTCTCATTGTTCACATGGAAAATGAAGTCATATGTCCATTTTGCAAGTTGTCAGGCATGAATTATGATGAAATGTGTTTTCATATTGAAACTGCTCATTTTGAGCAGAATGAACTCGAAAGAAGCTTTGCAAGGATCAATACAATACAGTATAGAACTTCAGATAACAGGAAGGACAACACTTTACAATGTAGAATGGAAGTTAATTCTAGTGTCCATTCAGCTTGTGCATCTAATCATCCAAAAATTTCGGCTCAAAGCCTGCCTAATGATGGTCCTTTAAAACAGAAAGCCTTTCATTCAGAGAACTTAACTGAAGCTAGAAAGTTCCTCAAAAGTAAGGAAAAAGAGTGTGACCTGTCCAAAATAAAAGGATCAATTTATGAAACAACGTATAGTCCTCCAGAATGTCCCTTCTGTGGAAGAATAGAAGATtgtagtcaagatatggaaaatcatgtgaaaacaaaacatgcTAATCTTTTAGACACTCCATCAGAAG ACCATGATCAACCACTGTATGACTGTCCTATGTGTGGGCTCATCTGTACAAATTACCATATTCTCCAGGAACATGTTGACTTACATTTGGAAGAAAGCAGCTTTGGACAAG GCATAGATAGAGTCCAGTGTTCTAGAGATCTAGAATTGGCTCATCAGCTTCAacaagaagaagacagaaagaggagaTCTGAAGAATCACAACAAGAAATGGGAGAATTTCAGAAGCTGCAG AGACAATATGGTTTAGATAATTCTGGAGGATACAAACAACAGCAACTACGTAATATGGAGATAGAAGTCAATAGGGGAAGAATGCATCCATCTGAATTTCATAGAAGAAAAGCTGATATGATGGAATCACTAGCTATTGGTATTGatgatggaaaaacaaaaacttctg GAATTATTGAAGCACTTTATAGATACTATCAGAATGCTGCCACAGAGGTGAGGCGTGTGTGGCTTTCTACAGAGGTGGATCACTTTCATTCATCTTTTGGTGACAAAGGTTGGGGTTGTGGTTACAGAAATTTCCAAATGCTACTTTCATCATTACTGCGAAATGATGCTTATGATGATTGCTTGAAAG GTATGTCAATTCCTTGCATTCCAAAAATCCAGTCTATGATTGAAGATGCATGGAAGGAAGGTTTTGATCCTCAGGGTGCCTCTCAACTTAATAACAGGTTACAGGGAACAAAGGCCTGGATCGGAGCATGTGAAGTGTATACACTTCTGACCTCCCTAAGGGTAAA GTGCCACATTGTTGATTTTCATAAGTCAACTGGCCCTTTGGGTACACATCCTCGTTTATTTGAATGGATATTGAACTAttattcttcagagagagaagggagtccAAAAGTAGTGTGTACATCTAAGCCACCTATCTATCTTCAGCATCAAG gtCATAGTCGAACAGTTGTTGgaattgaagagagaaaaaaccGAACATTATGTTTACTAATATTTGATCCTGGATGTCCTTCTCGAGAAATGCAGAAACTATTAAAGCAAGACATGGAGGCTAGCAATCTCAAGCAACTTCGGAAATTTGtaggaaatttaaaacataagcaaTACCAGATAGTGGCAGTAGAGGGTGTTCTTTCTTCAGAGGAGAAAGTT
- the ZUP1 gene encoding zinc finger-containing ubiquitin peptidase 1 isoform X4, protein MLSCDICGETVTSEPDMKAHLLIVHMENEVICPFCKLSGMNYDEMCFHIETAHFEQNELERSFARINTIQYRTSDNRKDNTLQCRMEVNSSVHSACASNHPKISAQSLPNDGPLKQKAFHSENLTEARKFLKSKEKECDLSKIKGSIYETTYSPPECPFCGRIEDCSQDMENHVKTKHANLLDTPSEVHACSLSTPTWPHKNEPWAQNTSLSRDHDQPLYDCPMCGLICTNYHILQEHVDLHLEESSFGQGIDRVQCSRDLELAHQLQQEEDRKRRSEESQQEMGEFQKLQRQYGLDNSGGYKQQQLRNMEIEVNRGRMHPSEFHRRKADMMESLAIGIDDGKTKTSGIIEALYRYYQNAATEVRRVWLSTEVDHFHSSFGDKGWGCGYRNFQMLLSSLLRNDAYDDCLKGMSIPCIPKIQSMIEDAWKEGFDPQGASQLNNRLQGTKAWIGACEVYTLLTSLRVKCHIVDFHKSTGPLGTHPRLFEWILNYYSSEREGSPKVVCTSKPPIYLQHQGHSRTVVGIEERKNRTLCLLIFDPGCPSREMQKLLKQDMEASNLKQLRKFVGNLKHKQYQIVAVEGVLSSEEKVARRQASQVFTAEKIP, encoded by the exons ATGCTTTCTTGTGATATTTGTGGTGAAACAGTAACCTCAGAACCAGACATGAAGGCTCACCTTCTCATTGTTCACATGGAAAATGAAGTCATATGTCCATTTTGCAAGTTGTCAGGCATGAATTATGATGAAATGTGTTTTCATATTGAAACTGCTCATTTTGAGCAGAATGAACTCGAAAGAAGCTTTGCAAGGATCAATACAATACAGTATAGAACTTCAGATAACAGGAAGGACAACACTTTACAATGTAGAATGGAAGTTAATTCTAGTGTCCATTCAGCTTGTGCATCTAATCATCCAAAAATTTCGGCTCAAAGCCTGCCTAATGATGGTCCTTTAAAACAGAAAGCCTTTCATTCAGAGAACTTAACTGAAGCTAGAAAGTTCCTCAAAAGTAAGGAAAAAGAGTGTGACCTGTCCAAAATAAAAGGATCAATTTATGAAACAACGTATAGTCCTCCAGAATGTCCCTTCTGTGGAAGAATAGAAGATtgtagtcaagatatggaaaatcatgtgaaaacaaaacatgcTAATCTTTTAGACACTCCATCAGAAG TTCACGCATGCAGTCTTTCTACCCCTACTTGGCCACATAAGAATGAACCTTGGGCCCAGAATACTTCCTTATCAAGAG ACCATGATCAACCACTGTATGACTGTCCTATGTGTGGGCTCATCTGTACAAATTACCATATTCTCCAGGAACATGTTGACTTACATTTGGAAGAAAGCAGCTTTGGACAAG GCATAGATAGAGTCCAGTGTTCTAGAGATCTAGAATTGGCTCATCAGCTTCAacaagaagaagacagaaagaggagaTCTGAAGAATCACAACAAGAAATGGGAGAATTTCAGAAGCTGCAG AGACAATATGGTTTAGATAATTCTGGAGGATACAAACAACAGCAACTACGTAATATGGAGATAGAAGTCAATAGGGGAAGAATGCATCCATCTGAATTTCATAGAAGAAAAGCTGATATGATGGAATCACTAGCTATTGGTATTGatgatggaaaaacaaaaacttctg GAATTATTGAAGCACTTTATAGATACTATCAGAATGCTGCCACAGAGGTGAGGCGTGTGTGGCTTTCTACAGAGGTGGATCACTTTCATTCATCTTTTGGTGACAAAGGTTGGGGTTGTGGTTACAGAAATTTCCAAATGCTACTTTCATCATTACTGCGAAATGATGCTTATGATGATTGCTTGAAAG GTATGTCAATTCCTTGCATTCCAAAAATCCAGTCTATGATTGAAGATGCATGGAAGGAAGGTTTTGATCCTCAGGGTGCCTCTCAACTTAATAACAGGTTACAGGGAACAAAGGCCTGGATCGGAGCATGTGAAGTGTATACACTTCTGACCTCCCTAAGGGTAAA GTGCCACATTGTTGATTTTCATAAGTCAACTGGCCCTTTGGGTACACATCCTCGTTTATTTGAATGGATATTGAACTAttattcttcagagagagaagggagtccAAAAGTAGTGTGTACATCTAAGCCACCTATCTATCTTCAGCATCAAG gtCATAGTCGAACAGTTGTTGgaattgaagagagaaaaaaccGAACATTATGTTTACTAATATTTGATCCTGGATGTCCTTCTCGAGAAATGCAGAAACTATTAAAGCAAGACATGGAGGCTAGCAATCTCAAGCAACTTCGGAAATTTGtaggaaatttaaaacataagcaaTACCAGATAGTGGCAGTAGAGGGTGTTCTTTCTTCAGAGGAGAAAGTT
- the ZUP1 gene encoding zinc finger-containing ubiquitin peptidase 1 isoform X3 has product MCGLICTNYHILQEHVDLHLEESSFGQGIDRVQCSRDLELAHQLQQEEDRKRRSEESQQEMGEFQKLQRQYGLDNSGGYKQQQLRNMEIEVNRGRMHPSEFHRRKADMMESLAIGIDDGKTKTSGIIEALYRYYQNAATEVRRVWLSTEVDHFHSSFGDKGWGCGYRNFQMLLSSLLRNDAYDDCLKGMSIPCIPKIQSMIEDAWKEGFDPQGASQLNNRLQGTKAWIGACEVYTLLTSLRVKCHIVDFHKSTGPLGTHPRLFEWILNYYSSEREGSPKVVCTSKPPIYLQHQGHSRTVVGIEERKNRTLCLLIFDPGCPSREMQKLLKQDMEASNLKQLRKFVGNLKHKQYQIVAVEGVLSSEEKVARRQASQVFTAEKIP; this is encoded by the exons ATGTGTGGGCTCATCTGTACAAATTACCATATTCTCCAGGAACATGTTGACTTACATTTGGAAGAAAGCAGCTTTGGACAAG GCATAGATAGAGTCCAGTGTTCTAGAGATCTAGAATTGGCTCATCAGCTTCAacaagaagaagacagaaagaggagaTCTGAAGAATCACAACAAGAAATGGGAGAATTTCAGAAGCTGCAG AGACAATATGGTTTAGATAATTCTGGAGGATACAAACAACAGCAACTACGTAATATGGAGATAGAAGTCAATAGGGGAAGAATGCATCCATCTGAATTTCATAGAAGAAAAGCTGATATGATGGAATCACTAGCTATTGGTATTGatgatggaaaaacaaaaacttctg GAATTATTGAAGCACTTTATAGATACTATCAGAATGCTGCCACAGAGGTGAGGCGTGTGTGGCTTTCTACAGAGGTGGATCACTTTCATTCATCTTTTGGTGACAAAGGTTGGGGTTGTGGTTACAGAAATTTCCAAATGCTACTTTCATCATTACTGCGAAATGATGCTTATGATGATTGCTTGAAAG GTATGTCAATTCCTTGCATTCCAAAAATCCAGTCTATGATTGAAGATGCATGGAAGGAAGGTTTTGATCCTCAGGGTGCCTCTCAACTTAATAACAGGTTACAGGGAACAAAGGCCTGGATCGGAGCATGTGAAGTGTATACACTTCTGACCTCCCTAAGGGTAAA GTGCCACATTGTTGATTTTCATAAGTCAACTGGCCCTTTGGGTACACATCCTCGTTTATTTGAATGGATATTGAACTAttattcttcagagagagaagggagtccAAAAGTAGTGTGTACATCTAAGCCACCTATCTATCTTCAGCATCAAG gtCATAGTCGAACAGTTGTTGgaattgaagagagaaaaaaccGAACATTATGTTTACTAATATTTGATCCTGGATGTCCTTCTCGAGAAATGCAGAAACTATTAAAGCAAGACATGGAGGCTAGCAATCTCAAGCAACTTCGGAAATTTGtaggaaatttaaaacataagcaaTACCAGATAGTGGCAGTAGAGGGTGTTCTTTCTTCAGAGGAGAAAGTT
- the ZUP1 gene encoding zinc finger-containing ubiquitin peptidase 1 isoform X2 has product MLSCDICGETVTSEPDMKAHLLIVHMENEVICPFCKLSGMNYDEMCFHIETAHFEQNELERSFARINTIQYRTSDNRKDNTLQCRMEVNSSVHSACASNHPKISAQSLPNDGPLKQKAFHSENLTEARKFLKSKEKECDLSKIKGSIYETTYSPPECPFCGRIEDCSQDMENHVKTKHANLLDTPSEDHDQPLYDCPMCGLICTNYHILQEHVDLHLEESSFGQGIDRVQCSRDLELAHQLQQEEDRKRRSEESQQEMGEFQKLQRQYGLDNSGGYKQQQLRNMEIEVNRGRMHPSEFHRRKADMMESLAIGIDDGKTKTSGIIEALYRYYQNAATEVRRVWLSTEVDHFHSSFGDKGWGCGYRNFQMLLSSLLRNDAYDDCLKGMSIPCIPKIQSMIEDAWKEGFDPQGASQLNNRLQGTKAWIGACEVYTLLTSLRVKCHIVDFHKSTGPLGTHPRLFEWILNYYSSEREGSPKVVCTSKPPIYLQHQGQETSISSLYS; this is encoded by the exons ATGCTTTCTTGTGATATTTGTGGTGAAACAGTAACCTCAGAACCAGACATGAAGGCTCACCTTCTCATTGTTCACATGGAAAATGAAGTCATATGTCCATTTTGCAAGTTGTCAGGCATGAATTATGATGAAATGTGTTTTCATATTGAAACTGCTCATTTTGAGCAGAATGAACTCGAAAGAAGCTTTGCAAGGATCAATACAATACAGTATAGAACTTCAGATAACAGGAAGGACAACACTTTACAATGTAGAATGGAAGTTAATTCTAGTGTCCATTCAGCTTGTGCATCTAATCATCCAAAAATTTCGGCTCAAAGCCTGCCTAATGATGGTCCTTTAAAACAGAAAGCCTTTCATTCAGAGAACTTAACTGAAGCTAGAAAGTTCCTCAAAAGTAAGGAAAAAGAGTGTGACCTGTCCAAAATAAAAGGATCAATTTATGAAACAACGTATAGTCCTCCAGAATGTCCCTTCTGTGGAAGAATAGAAGATtgtagtcaagatatggaaaatcatgtgaaaacaaaacatgcTAATCTTTTAGACACTCCATCAGAAG ACCATGATCAACCACTGTATGACTGTCCTATGTGTGGGCTCATCTGTACAAATTACCATATTCTCCAGGAACATGTTGACTTACATTTGGAAGAAAGCAGCTTTGGACAAG GCATAGATAGAGTCCAGTGTTCTAGAGATCTAGAATTGGCTCATCAGCTTCAacaagaagaagacagaaagaggagaTCTGAAGAATCACAACAAGAAATGGGAGAATTTCAGAAGCTGCAG AGACAATATGGTTTAGATAATTCTGGAGGATACAAACAACAGCAACTACGTAATATGGAGATAGAAGTCAATAGGGGAAGAATGCATCCATCTGAATTTCATAGAAGAAAAGCTGATATGATGGAATCACTAGCTATTGGTATTGatgatggaaaaacaaaaacttctg GAATTATTGAAGCACTTTATAGATACTATCAGAATGCTGCCACAGAGGTGAGGCGTGTGTGGCTTTCTACAGAGGTGGATCACTTTCATTCATCTTTTGGTGACAAAGGTTGGGGTTGTGGTTACAGAAATTTCCAAATGCTACTTTCATCATTACTGCGAAATGATGCTTATGATGATTGCTTGAAAG GTATGTCAATTCCTTGCATTCCAAAAATCCAGTCTATGATTGAAGATGCATGGAAGGAAGGTTTTGATCCTCAGGGTGCCTCTCAACTTAATAACAGGTTACAGGGAACAAAGGCCTGGATCGGAGCATGTGAAGTGTATACACTTCTGACCTCCCTAAGGGTAAA GTGCCACATTGTTGATTTTCATAAGTCAACTGGCCCTTTGGGTACACATCCTCGTTTATTTGAATGGATATTGAACTAttattcttcagagagagaagggagtccAAAAGTAGTGTGTACATCTAAGCCACCTATCTATCTTCAGCATCAAG